CTTTGTATTGCAACCATCAGGGAGAGCGCTAAAAGCAATTTGATCGAAATACCTCCAGGTTTCATAAGAGCAAAGATACAGACAATGAATACAACCAAAAGAGAGAAGCTTGTTTTGATAACGGGTGTGAGTCGCGGCATAGGCCGGGCTATGTTTCTGCAGATGGCATCCACGCCGGGGCTTAAAGTAGTTGGGCTTGCCAGAAGTAAACATGCTTTGCACACCCTTGAGCAGGAATGTGTGAATGCGGGTTACTCCGGTTTCTACTGCTTCGAACACGATGTAACACGGCAATACCTCCCTGAGCAATTAATGACCCTGTTTGAGGAAACGGGTAGGTTGGACGTGCTTATTAATAATGCAGGTGCTCTCGTGAACAAACCTTTTGTGGACATTTCACTAGAGGAGTGGGAGAGCTGTTACTTTACCAACGTATACGGACCGTTTCGGCTCATTCAATTGGTTCATCCCTG
This DNA window, taken from Cryomorphaceae bacterium, encodes the following:
- a CDS encoding SDR family oxidoreductase, yielding MNTTKREKLVLITGVSRGIGRAMFLQMASTPGLKVVGLARSKHALHTLEQECVNAGYSGFYCFEHDVTRQYLPEQLMTLFEETGRLDVLINNAGALVNKPFVDISLEEWESCYFTNVYGPFRLIQLVHPWLLAAGEAHVVNIGSMGGVQGSAKFAGLSAYSSSKMALVGLTECLAEEFRGSGIHVNGVNLGAVQTEMLAEAFPGYEAPHHPPEIATWLIDFALNGGRLMNGKSVSLSSTTP